The stretch of DNA TCCCGAAGTTTTAACTCCAAGTGCTCTAGAATTTCTAAATGAATTACATACACGTTTTAATCCTAGAAGACTTGAATTATTAGAAAAAAGAAAAGAAACACAACATTTCTTTGATCAAGGGAACTATCCTAATTTCCCTACCGAAACGGCTGATATTAGAAATTCTGATTGGGTCTGTAAACCTTTACCTAAAGATTTATTAGATCGTCGTGTTGAAATTACAGGACCCGTAGATCGAAAAATGGTAATCAATGCTTTAAATTCAGGTGCAAATACTTTTATGGCCGATTTTGAAGATAGTAACGCTCCTACATGGGAAAATAACTTAGAAGGACAAATCAATCTTCGAGATGCTATTAACAAGACCATCACTTTTGAAAATAAAGCAAAAAATAAAACTTACCAATTAAACCCTACAACAGCCACTTTATTGGTTCGACCAAGAGGTTTACATTTAGAAGAAAAACATTTATTGATTAACAATGAAAAATGTTCAGGTTCTTTACTCGATTTTGGACTATACTTCTTTCATAATGCTAAAAAATTAATAGAAAATGGTCATGGACCTTACTTCTACCTACCCAAACTAGAACATTATTTAGAGGCTCGCTGGTGGAATGATGTATTTGTATTTGCTCAAAATTATGTAAACATTCCACAAGATACTATCAAAGCAACCGTTTTAATCGAAACAATCACTGCTAGTTTTCAAATTGATGAAATTATTTATGAATTAAAAGATCATATGGCTGGATTAAACTGTGGTCGTTGGGATTATATTTTTTCATACATTAAAAAGTTTAGAAATCATAAAGGATTTATGGTTCCAAACCGTGATCAAGTTACTATGCAATCTCCTTTTATGGAAGCTTACTCTTTACGTGTAATTCAAGGATGTCATAAACGAAATGTACACGCTATGGGAGGAATGGCCGCACAAATTCCTATTAAAGACGATCATGATGCGAATGTAAAAGCACTTGAAAAAGTGAAAATTGATAAAATTCGAGAAGCAAAAAACGGTCATGATGGAACTTGGGTTGCACACCCTGGCTTAGCACATATTGCACAAACTGCTTTTGATGAATATATGCCTAACGCAAATCAAATTG from Flavobacteriaceae bacterium UJ101 encodes:
- the aceB|glcB gene encoding malate synthase (Belongs to the malate synthase family.; KEGG: hsw:Hsw_3146 malate synthase), which translates into the protein MNNAKTTTENQITFHNVHHDYPEVLTPSALEFLNELHTRFNPRRLELLEKRKETQHFFDQGNYPNFPTETADIRNSDWVCKPLPKDLLDRRVEITGPVDRKMVINALNSGANTFMADFEDSNAPTWENNLEGQINLRDAINKTITFENKAKNKTYQLNPTTATLLVRPRGLHLEEKHLLINNEKCSGSLLDFGLYFFHNAKKLIENGHGPYFYLPKLEHYLEARWWNDVFVFAQNYVNIPQDTIKATVLIETITASFQIDEIIYELKDHMAGLNCGRWDYIFSYIKKFRNHKGFMVPNRDQVTMQSPFMEAYSLRVIQGCHKRNVHAMGGMAAQIPIKDDHDANVKALEKVKIDKIREAKNGHDGTWVAHPGLAHIAQTAFDEYMPNANQIDKKLENLTITEAQLVEIPKGTITEEGIRKNINVGILYIESWLSGVGAAALYHLMEDAATAEISRTQVWQWLHHKATLEDGRTLTPELYNHLLESEIQNLQKTVGEERFKNGKFELAIQLFDELVLDKNFEEFLTTKAYQYI